The following proteins are encoded in a genomic region of Cryptococcus neoformans var. neoformans JEC21 chromosome 2 sequence:
- a CDS encoding expressed protein, whose amino-acid sequence MPRVTKKQKESGKAPKPKPRARSAPNASAKQGFKTAPSRAPKDAYLGKAKKIKTDLIQRAKVKKQYAKVLRAEGMESERLGDGSRRRNEREESDNKLKGKTGSFKGKERREREERGEEDPDTARIRARAGPSSSSSSFSRPNKPFNKSYNNKPYDKTTRKSRVEEAPPKPKVRALSPSPPPSAPSSEPKPSLRTLKKEGFSKYHRAKDATGLSKGRGQPNMGARMGVLLEKIKRM is encoded by the exons ATGCCCAGAGTTACAAAGAAACAGAAAGAGTCAGGTAAGGCGCCAAAGCCTAAGCCGAGAGCCAGGTCGGCTCCGAACGCAAGTGCAAAGCAGGGATTCAAGACTGCACCATCTCGTGCACCCAAAGATGCTTACCTCGGTAAAG CtaagaagatcaagaccGACTTGATTCAACGTGCCAAAGTCAAAAAACAATACGCCAAAGTCCTTCGCGctgaagggatggagagtGAGCGACTAGGTGACGGTTCTAGGCGACGCAATGAACGGGAAGAAAGCGATAACAAACTCAAGGGGAAGACAGGAAGCTTtaaggggaaggaaaggcgggagagggaagagagaggggaagaggatccGGATACGGCTCGGATTCGTGCCCGTGCCggcccttcctcttcttcctcttctttctctcgtcCCAACAAGCCATTCAACAAGTCTTACAACAATAAGCCTTACGACAAAACTACTCGGAAGTCTCGAGTCGAGGAAGCACCCCCTAAACCCAAAGTCCGCGCTCTTTCGCCgtctcctcccccttccgCTCCTTCCTCTGAACCGAAACCATCCTTAAGAACAttgaagaaagaaggtttTTCAAAATATCATCGGGCGAAGGATGCAACGGGTTTATCAAAAGGGAGAGGTCAGCCGAATATGGGCGCTAGGATGGGGGTgttgttggagaagatcaagaggaTGTGA
- a CDS encoding suppressor of initiator codon mutations, putative codes for MSTTVTQSKVDATTKKTKAPAATAGVENLGPAFDPFAPVNDLNDTPSIEKAVGSKNDKIHIRLQQRNGRKTLTTVQGIPSKYNHSKILKAMKKEFACNGTVVKPEVDSGEEDSPAPVAKNHGDVLQLQGDQRVAAKQFLIDSGIVAQKEAKDLIVVHGY; via the exons ATGAGCACTACAG TTACCCAGAGCAAGGTGGACGCCACTACCAAGAAGACAAAGGCCCCTGCGGCTACAGCTGGGGTTGAGAACCTCGGTCCTGCTTTTG ACCCGTTTGCTCCCGTTAACGACTTGAACGACACTCCCTCTATCGAAAAGGCCGTCGGCTCCAAAAATGACAAGATTCACATCC GTCTCCAACAGCGTAACGGTCGAAAGACCCTTACCACTGTGCAGGGTATCCCCAGCAAGTACAACCACTCCAAGATTCTCAaagcgatgaagaaggagttTGCCTGCAACGGTACCGTTGTCAAGCCCGAAGTTGACTCTGGCGAGGAAGACTCTCCTGCCCCCGTCGCCAAAAACCACGGTGACGTTTTGCAGCTGCAAGGTGACCAGAGGGTCGCCGCCAAGCAGTTCCTCATTGACTCGGGGATCGTCGCTCAGAAGGAGGCCAAGGACCTTATCGTTGT CCACGGTTACTAA
- a CDS encoding expressed protein, translating into MTQPNNAHLPVFVAEMEDVRPFAKLLRGIGLKHNAILDATDNLVTVTVEDARTLCAAAYIPSHIFSSWTFRRTDFPATFEFSLDSLLQCLNIFGNAGSSGKENISNLRSKRRWAGEAENPTGEGSGSGGGADEDRRWAKERKGMTGMRMEWMGPGYELNLLLRDESKGPTTTCALRTLDPEEILNPIFDQNERALYVIMRSDWLRDALLDLPPSSSRITLSAIPPRAHGRGHDGDGGNDSPEREMNADVTTSTIRTGRRIDEMGQFSIQAEGDFGSVELDYPNDKEVMQRFICVDEGISFSYHSAHFAHLSRALQNSIKVCLEIQSDGFLSAQIMMAEGEELGEHGGLLHYKMQALEDEILS; encoded by the exons ATGACACAACCAAATAATGCTCATCTTCCG GTCTTTGTGGctgagatggaagatgttcGACCATTTGCGAAACTCTTGCGTGGTATTGGGCTCAAACAT AACGCTATATTGGACGCAACAGACAACTTAGTCACAGTCACTGTCGAGGACGCTCGGACACTTTGCG CTGCCGCTTACATCCCATCgcacatcttctcctcatgGACATTCCGTAGAACCGATTTCCCAGCCACATTCGAATTCTCCCTtgactctcttcttcagtgCCTAAACATCTTTGGTAACGCCGGTTCGTCagggaaggagaacatTTCAAATCTGAGAAGTAAGCGGCGCTGGGCTGGGGAAGCGGAAAACCCTACAGGGGAAGGGAGTGGAAGTGGGGGCGGAGCGGATGAAGACCGGAGGTGGgcgaaagagaggaaggggatgacGGGTATGCGGATGGAGTGGATGGGTCCAGGGTACGAGCTGAACCTCCTCTT GCGAGACGAATCCAAAGGTCCCACGACGACATGCGCTTTACGTACCCTCGACCCGGAAGAAATTCTCAACCCAATATTTGACCAAAATGAGCG TGCGCTATACGTCATCATGCGTTCCGACTGGTTGCGCGACGCCCTCCTTGACCTCccaccttcatcatcccGCATAACACTCAGCGCCATCCCACCCCGCGCTCATGGAAGAGGtcatgatggtgatggtggtaATGATTCCCCCGAGCGCGAGATGAACGCCGATGTAACAACCTCTACCATACGGACAGGAAGACGGATCGATGAAATGGGACAGTTCAGTATACAAGCTGAAGGAGATTTTGGGAGTGTCGAGTTGGATTATCCGAATGATAAAGAGGTGATGCAGAGGTTTATCTGTGTAGACGAGGGGATTTCTTTCAG CTATCATTCTGCGCATTTCGCGCATCTCTCGAGAGCTTTGCAGAATTCAATCAAAGTGTGTCTGGAGATTCAGTCTGATGGATTTCTTTCTGCGCAGATTATGATGGcggaaggcgaagaacTTGGCGAGCATGGAGGGTTGCTGCACTACAAG ATGCAGGCATTGGAAGACGAGATTTTAAGTTAG